A stretch of DNA from Arachis hypogaea cultivar Tifrunner chromosome 19, arahy.Tifrunner.gnm2.J5K5, whole genome shotgun sequence:
ACTTGTATGAGCTCATTTCACAcataagtgtaacaccctaatattcaaatccttatgctcgagtcataagtcaatgatattacggtggtacgactctcaggtggatttttaatatataaatataggtaatttcgaaaagagtattaatcgagaagcctgaaaagagtagaaataaaatcgcgaagacgtatcactcacgtttcgacaacaaaagataaaccgtgaagccgaaaatgatatacggacaaggcgtagaggagattaaaagatagataacagatagatatatataacataagtaaatagccactagtcgcgacccgcgaagtttaggccggctagggtacagtatgaaagtagatgacaatagtatatcctaatctctcccaaaggaaacataagagcctctataggcaagttccaaaagagttcaatacataatataatcttttcaaaacataggtggagagattctaatcaaacacaaagtagaggaaataaagatcttcgccgtctctcagacgacccacaactcacttctgagcacctggacctgtatctgaaaaacaagagatatatacggaatgagaaccccgggcccatgggttcccagtacggtaaaagtgccaaataaatacaatgcactgcaataaaaatcctaaactccttttcaccaagtatccagcctagattctcactaatctataaataggcatctgtcgtaagggaatACTAAATCTAGATCACATCTCATATgactcccaactcgctgactctcccacgaatcagatttcagaatcataaacaaaccCATCATCAGTCGtgctgtctcagcaattctatatcaatatatcATGCCCTCCCTGgaactagtgaaaccacatcactgcgtctacccagggagctcaaattatctcaactaatgatcaccatcatcatgcaatcgcatcatcaattcatctcatcaagaacagccctcaacctccaccgacaccaacatgaggggcctctcagttgtacaaacacaagaaatacaggcaagtaatacacaattagggtacaagtagaacaagtagcacataatcaggtaacttagcatatataatgtagaaatccaaaacaaataggcaaacccaaacaattcaaacatatgcaaatgatgaatgcctgccctatggctgatgatatcatctgtcggttatcaagccaacccgacatgtccggtagctaacccgggcacagtctctctgttgcgtattaatatcattagagggaatatgtgccctgtcaccattagagggtatctgcgccctgtcgccattagagggtatctgcgccctgtcgccattagagggtatcggtgccctgtcacccttacaaccagagagaaaacacaagcatgcttacattcaacatttttcatcattattcatttatcatattcgttaatttatcatatatgcctttatactcagccataatccataacggctttgccgtaactcggcaataactcagccacccggctcacaattcaatccagaactagccaatttatcaacatggctccgccgtatccggcaagaactcagccatccggctcatggtccaatcaagaaccaaccatttattaataaatatagcccttcggctcatggcatacacggtacttccaccgccatcctccatatctcatataatcatatctgatcatcattgatcgtaaccttttcccttgcttcactcgcaagttaccacatcccctagctccttcctcattgctaggcataccataatgatttgatacataaggggtgagatcgaaggcttaaaagtatgaggtttggctttaaaaactcaaaaatcaactttggcatgaaaacagggccacgcgtacgcgcacgcgtggatggccaaaaactcatcgacgcgcaagcgtcatacgcgcgaacgcgcgggttgaaaaatatccaaacggtgcgcaagcgtcagccacgcgtacgcgtgggtgctcttgcgcccaggcacaaaactggcaccaccctggcacaactctctggaaaatagctgggcatttggtacagcgcatcgacgcgcccgcgcacaccacgcgcacgcgtggatggtgctttctggaagaacggcgtgcacgcgccaggtgcgcctacgcgcgtagggtcgttctgctaaaaattttctaagttaaaagctgcagaatttacagattcaacccccaatcttccgacggacataactctctcattttaaatcgtttttcacccgtccttcgaacggcatggacatcccggatccaatttcatttctaaacagatttggcagaaaacagagatccgtagtccaggttatatcccgtcaaagtatgccccaaaaccatgtttccatacaaaaccacaaagtgccattttcaaaacaagccattttcaactcttttcaaaatcaatcaaaacatgccaatttcagccttttctttgaaatcaatcaaaatataccaaaatcaacatcaagcctcctcaactcgcacgttgacactttctcaaactcaaacacatttacatatcatatactctttctcatgccaaatttcaacaacactatttccaatcaaccatcattatacataatcaatatcgtactcactatcacgtggctttacccacaaatcaaccttaatcattcctcaagcatatatcacgacaaacatatctctaatgcatcatcataccatcaaggcatcaataatcataatcacatatatgaccatataatatatctcaaccaaaaccaaacatacctcatctatataattgcacccaaatttaccaaatcccacacctcaactcctcaaaccttattattcaataaccaacccaatcattcatatattcattatctgaaattcatccaatcacttgtgttatcatacaatgcacacatcaacttacctttctcaccttttttcggcctccggcccaaaatccacggcctccggcccaatatcataatttaaatgcataaactacaaatcaatactcattacccagtacatcaaattctcaatacaccaagcatacaaggccacacaattctcaacccaaatcattaattcacattacataccaactatgcatattagcaccaaccatttacacaatccaaacttaatcctaggggcatctagcctaggaattctcatcacaacacacggtacttaaatgaaacttaaaccgtacctcttgtagccaaaccaattgagcctcttctttggaagtcttcaccaaccttagctccaagcctcaccaaagctcctcaagcaataccaatctcccaattgtgcaccaacatcaccaaatacactaacataaccaatatcacatacatacatcaacctagggctcataaaaatgacaagttacaagggtttgagcacttcttacctcagcccatatgaagtagggatagaacccacttagaatccatgttggagtatccctaaacacccaaaatcacaagatttcaacactaattacccaaaaacgtgtaacagtgggaaatttcgaaaactgggcagagatgaatggaatactcaccataaaacttagatagaattgtagaggatgagaagagcgatgcgtggccgcaaacggctcgtcaatcggagctccgtagctcaagttatggtggtttgaagatcaaagagagttaggttttctctcttctcttctctcttcctaatttcagcgcccaacaccccttctttagggcaaaatgagctgaaatactcataactaatatttatatatgttgggtcttgggcctacTTAGGCCcgattcacttatttttgcccattggcccaattttgggccaaaacctttaagattagcgctctaaattgcactttaaatatttctaccttccctaattatagttCCTCATttattaatcttatttacccataatcaatttcctcagctgtagtaccagacagatctcagccggtactgccggtcaaaatttcactgcgcgcttttacgcagaaaactatgttttccgactcggaaaaattcactgaatccaaatatcatatttgaattatcaaattccaattgccaaatcttccaaccatattcgctcttatttaacttattatttaattaatttcggttagaccgggtattacaataAGCTATTCTTTTCTCTGTCTTTCTGTTTCTTGCCTGCTTATTATATTGTTTTTGCCTTGTATGCCTTAGATTATATTTCATACcccattttctgtaattttttaggATGACTGacaggaaaggaaaaggcaaggctaaggCCAGCTCGAGCAAGAGGAAACGTACACAACCAGCCGCTGAAAATAGTGGATGAGTTGTTATCTGAAAGGCAACTCAGTGAGAAGGAGAAGGCTGATCAGAATACCCCTTCTTCTGATGCAATCAAGTTTGCCAACCTCTACTGCAAGCTGAGGTTTCTGCATTTTCTGAAAAAGCGGAGCCTCCATGTTGAGAGAAAGCTGCAAATACCACCCAAGCTGCGGAATGCATTACACACCAGATTGAGCAGCGGGGTTGGGTATTTTTGGACCGAGACTTAGTCGGGCTAAATGCATCTTAGGTCAAAGAATTTTATTATAACTTTTACCGAGTGACCCTTGATGTAGTTCAACTCCAAGGCAGGCAGATTCTAGTCATAGAGGAAGCAATTGAAGAGATCCTCCACTTTCAGCCCAAAGTAACTAATAAAGATGATTTTTACAAGGTTGAAGAGGCAATCTCTACCTCATggagtttgattgggatgccatcCTCCAAACTATAGCTATCCACCCTGACAGTCTATGGGCATATGGACCGTCAAAGCTGAGTCCGAAGGGCATAAAGGTCAAGTATCTTACCGTCGAGGCTAGGCTATGGCAGTAGATTATGAGTAACTATGTAATTCCCaacactcatgagacagagattCCAACAGATATGGCAGTATTTCTCTGGTGTATCTTGAAATAAAAGCAACTATACCTtccaagactcatcaggtggtATATGGTCCAGACTAGGGGTGGCAAGCAGGAATGCCCGCCCCACCCTGCCAGAAGCCCTCCCTGCCTAGTGAGGCGGGCCGGCGGgccggcgggctaagcccgccaaatatccttttttttaacttttaactattaaataatatatatataaaggcataaaaaatctcttatgttttttacttttaactattataatttctaaaagtataaacaaattataatttttatattcacaaatattaaagtctttgtaattataaatatctaataaacataattataaaccaaatttttatccaaaacataattataactattgttcccaaagcaaaataaacataatccaaaacactcaattttcatcttcattctcttgtaagttgggttggggcCTTGGGAGAAGTTgggttttgacaaaaaaaattataaaaataccccttgccaaaaaaatactaaacccagcggggaagcccgccaaagcccgccaaagcccgccaaaGCCTGCAGTTTAAGCAGTGTGGGTTAGGCGAGCTTTTGTTATTTGACGGTCTCAATTTTTCAGCCCagccgccttttttggcgggttacgcgggcccGTCTGGTGGGTTTAGGCCAATTTGCCACCCCTAGTCCAGACCCATGTCAAGGGCAATCTGGCATTCCCTTGCTTGATCATGCAGATGGGTCACCAGGCTGAGGTACCCTGGGAGGATGGGGATGAGAGGCCAGTAGTTGTTGGTGCGAAGAAAGTCATTCCACATGGCAACTGGTTCGGACCTCAGTCATCCACCAGACACCAAGGTCGTAGGGCACCCACCACCACTACAAAGGCAGCCACATCCTCAGCAGTAGCAAGACCTTCAGCACTACGTTCAACACCTTCAGCACCATCTATACCAACAGCACCATCATCTACTTCGCAGCTAATTTACCGTCATGTGCAGCGTCTCTTTGAGAGGATTGACGAGATACAACATCGCAACAAGCAACGTTATGAGGGCGGCACTGATATTGATGAAGAGGAGGCCCAGGCCAATGAGGCGGAAGAGCCCCAAGCCCCAGCAGGAGACAGTGGAGATGACGGCGACGACTCCTTCCACTCAGCTTGATTTgatgagcatcgaggacgatgctaatttttaagtgtggggagatcgtcATACATCGGCCAGATTATTTTGTGGTGAATTGTTCTAATTCCAGgaacttttatttcaaatttcagtACTTGCATctctattttagtatgtttttggacttttgtatatatttgttgCTTTGAATACTCTTTAGTTTACCGGACTCTTTACCTTTTGCTTATATATACTCTAGTCTTTTATTTTAGCTCTGCATACCTTTTATCATCTTTTGTGTTAGTTAGTATATATACCTTTTTATCATCTTTGGGTCATTCTAAGTTAATTCTTAAcattttaaatatcttatttttatcttaaaagaatttaaattggTTCAATGTTGTCATACGATTAAATTTCACACGAATAATTAATGAAATGAGTAATGTAAATATTAACAACATTGTTGTTAAGTCATATATTCTTCTTTATGTTAGAAAAAAtataaccaaaatttttttttgtaatatttcttcttcttgatctccttatttaaaaaaaatccaaatcctAACGAGCATCAATgctttaaaattaaagaattttttttatgttgataGGTcgatttacatatatattaaaatcaaatacTATTAACTCTTAAATTTGTTAATTGTTTCtgttaaatttaataatagaaCAATATTTaatcagtttaaattttttttgaaattaaagtagagcgtttgaaaatttttgaagctGAAATAGAACGTTTAGAACGTTGAGGATCAAAATAATACATCTAAAAATCAAAtcataaataaacaaagttaaaatGATTGTTACTACGGTTAGGTAGCTTATTATTGATAtatattcattcatttttttaattaatatttatcttttatttgttaGACATTGTACCATTTCTATATACATAGTTAATTTTTATATCATCTTGACATATAAGAAGGTTATGATATGTAGGTTTCTATTTTGATAAATTGACTACATAGAATAAGGTTGTAACGTCTAACATAATGAGCATGTATTATCATGCCTAATATTAAGGTACCAAATTAAATGAATCCTTAAAGTAAtatcaattaaacataatatcaATCTTGGTTTGTTCCAAAATTAATTAAGGTTGCTTtggttttttattcttaaaaaaatactttagatttattatatataaatgaagaaaaaagtaaagcatgtaattaaatttaaacaaGAGCTACcatatttagataaataattactaaaatagatatgacattaaattataatgttatttttttaaatatatttaattttttataattttttaatatattttttatatagtatttttttaaatatttttagcatTCTTTGTTAGgacattataattttttactattattagttatagttattttttgtttaatttactctaCTTAATGGGATCAACAATTCACAttatagttaaaattaaaattactttctTATATTATTATTCTATCATTTTTTAGGTATATACGTAAAAATGTTAGTTgtctttttttaatattctttctTGCATCGTACTTTTTTAGTACTTTCTCGGTATTTTTTAgtacaattttaaattataattttttaccaATTATGTCTgttgttatttataattaattttttatttaatttattttttctaataagaTAAATCAACACCTAAATTACaatgacaaattttataaaatcaaacaaaaaaatagaatatatattttttatagtactctCGTACTCATTTATTTAATACTATTTtagagtataattttttattacttataattttattattattttatgattaattttttatttaatttattctctcTTCAGtaggattgaaaaataatttctcaACTAATAATCAAACCTAGGACGTAAGAAGTGAACCTAAAAGCTAAAACTTTTAGCCTCCcaaaaacataagcataattaaaCTAGTTGTGAATCAAAACTACATACAACAAAATACTAACAAGCATGGTTgtggtaatttgttgttctaacCATATTTCCCTTTGGTGCTTGATCCCGATCCCTTGTCCATGCAGTTAACTAGCTAGGAAATTAGTTACTAGAAGGGATGTTTTGCACTTTTGAAAAGACAGAAGGAAGAAATAAAGGcaaaaactaagaaaataaaGTAAGCATCCATGCATATATCacataaaacaagaaacaaatccaaacacaaacaacaacaatggaCAGTCTTGCCTGTATCAGTAGTGGCATAACACTTACAGAGACAAACTAAAGACGAGTAGGCTTGTCCttattgaattaaaataaaagacaCAACACAAACTTGGCAACAAGTCAACATCTATCGATGTTCCTTTTCAGTTAGACTTGAAGATCCAAGACAGAATCTCAGTAGTCTGCGAGAATTGTCCAGTGGAAGCAGATATTCCAATCTTAACCTTTTCAGGCAGCTTAGTGCTCAAATCGACATCATAAGTAAGAGTGTCGGGTTGGCTGTGGAGATATGTAGAGACATGGACAGTTAACTTCTTATGAGCAGAGTTATATGTTATTTTTGCAGTAGTTATCGCTGCATCATGAAAATTCCAGTAACAAACTTTTGATGACCTGATAGAGTTAACATCAATTCCGATGTGCGGATAATTGGGATCCCCAATATCGGAGTTGGAAAAAGTATCGAATTCAACAGCAACAATTCTGTCAGATGCATCATTAAAGAGGCCGAGAAACTTTCCAGAAGATTCAGGAGGAATTTCAGTGTCAGCACTAGCAAGGAAGAAGGCAAGACCATCACCAGGTCCAGGTGTATATTCAGTGTTATAGGGTTTTGAGATGCGAAAGACGAAGGTGGTTTCAAATCCTGCTCGGAGGCCACTGTGGTCGTAGAGGTGCACAGGGTCGGAGAATAAGACTCGGCCAACTCTGTTTCCCAGTGGGTTGCCATCGTCGTCCAGATTGGTGAGTCGAATGATATGGTGATCGGTAATGGTTGCGTCTCCTTGGAATTGGATCTCCTTGGAGTGCTTAGGGTCAAATTTGTGCAAGTTAAATGAGACACCCATGGCTATGATTTTGTGGTTTTTGGAAATGAAATGAGATGCGAGGGATCTGTATGAGTTTGGGATGGGATGCCAAGCCTACTGCACCAGCTCGGTATTTATAGTGTGGCGATTGGTCTAATTAAGTACCTTAGCTTCCTTCTTAAGGTACGTAATAGGTAGTGTAGCAAGTGAtgatcaacaaaaacaaaatacaaaagatatTAGATAGGTCGTTGTTTTTCACATGCATGGCCTTTAACAACCATTAACAGTTTAACACTACGTCACGTCCA
This window harbors:
- the LOC112778994 gene encoding lectin-like; the protein is MGVSFNLHKFDPKHSKEIQFQGDATITDHHIIRLTNLDDDGNPLGNRVGRVLFSDPVHLYDHSGLRAGFETTFVFRISKPYNTEYTPGPGDGLAFFLASADTEIPPESSGKFLGLFNDASDRIVAVEFDTFSNSDIGDPNYPHIGIDVNSIRSSKVCYWNFHDAAITTAKITYNSAHKKLTVHVSTYLHSQPDTLTYDVDLSTKLPEKVKIGISASTGQFSQTTEILSWIFKSN